Proteins encoded together in one Marinobacter sp. Arc7-DN-1 window:
- a CDS encoding LysR substrate-binding domain-containing protein, which yields MKIPLLDNDVLRSFVAIAECGTFTSAARLVHRTPSALSMQIKQLEQNLGRTLFIREPRRVTLTAEGETLLDYSRRLLRLNEEAVRHFISPTLEGKVGIGTSDDVGTRILPEVLAEFARSYPAVLVDVVVGSSKQNLALLDAGELDMTLVTVAEEGGITRGEVVHEEPLVWAAREGSSAFQRSPLPIAMAHEGCAWRRMTLRALDRAGVPYRIAYTCEHCSGQEAAMLADLAVAPFPKSLIHPPLKEIAGDSLPAIGFYQLALVRRGSNPLNDALASHVKDAFQGLR from the coding sequence GTGAAGATTCCGCTACTCGATAACGATGTACTCAGGAGCTTCGTTGCCATTGCTGAGTGCGGCACTTTTACCAGTGCGGCGAGATTGGTGCACCGGACGCCCTCGGCCCTTAGCATGCAAATCAAGCAGCTCGAACAGAATCTGGGCAGAACGCTGTTCATTCGTGAACCACGGCGCGTCACTTTGACGGCTGAGGGTGAGACTCTACTCGATTACAGCCGCCGGTTGTTGCGGTTAAATGAGGAGGCAGTGCGGCACTTCATCTCACCGACGCTTGAGGGGAAAGTGGGTATCGGCACCTCCGACGACGTAGGTACCCGGATTCTGCCAGAGGTACTTGCGGAATTCGCGAGATCTTACCCGGCGGTTCTGGTCGATGTGGTTGTCGGCTCCAGCAAGCAAAACCTGGCTCTTCTGGACGCTGGTGAGCTGGATATGACTCTGGTGACAGTGGCGGAGGAGGGCGGTATTACCCGCGGTGAGGTGGTTCATGAAGAGCCACTGGTCTGGGCCGCTCGGGAAGGGTCGTCAGCCTTCCAGCGTTCGCCACTGCCAATTGCCATGGCTCATGAAGGCTGTGCCTGGCGCCGGATGACTCTTCGGGCGCTCGACAGAGCCGGTGTGCCATACAGAATTGCCTACACCTGCGAGCATTGCTCCGGGCAGGAAGCCGCCATGCTGGCTGATCTCGCCGTAGCGCCGTTTCCGAAAAGCCTGATACATCCACCGCTGAAAGAGATTGCCGGGGATAGCCTGCCGGCAATTGGCTTTTATCAACTGGCGCTGGTACGTCGGGGTTCCAACCCTCTGAATGATGCCCTTGCATCGCATGTGAAAGATGCATTCCAGGGTCTACGCTAA
- a CDS encoding histone deacetylase — protein sequence MSAKREVTLVYDERVLNHAPDVNAAFLPGRLDKRVRGILAGLNVQWKYPEHPGRIQAILDLLVREPVEGLRFAPGKSATREQLARVHTTSYLDDVFSLRDKNAWLDVDTTAVSPGSIEAAEVAAGTAIAAVEAVCSGSTGSAFALIRPPGHHAEPVRARGFCLINNVAVAAAHAQAELGCERVLIVDWDAHHGNGTQDIFWADPNVMFFDIHRASPFYPGSGNLHDVGAGLGEGTTVNVPMPGGAGDVAYLRAFNEILVPAAEYFKPDLILVSAGFDAHWYDLAMNVSFEGFAAMTGIVQSLADRLCEGRLAFVLEGGYNTESLAHGVRSVLDVLAGGSVPEPRVCGMEAVEEAIAFHLSAFAGESSGE from the coding sequence GTGTCAGCAAAAAGAGAAGTCACTCTGGTTTATGACGAGCGCGTTCTGAATCACGCGCCCGATGTGAACGCCGCCTTTCTTCCTGGCCGTCTGGACAAAAGAGTTCGAGGGATCCTTGCTGGGCTGAATGTTCAATGGAAATACCCCGAGCACCCCGGACGCATTCAGGCCATTCTCGATTTGTTGGTCCGAGAGCCGGTTGAGGGGCTTCGATTCGCTCCCGGCAAGTCCGCCACCCGGGAACAGCTGGCTCGTGTTCACACTACGTCGTATCTGGACGATGTGTTTTCCCTGCGTGACAAAAATGCCTGGCTGGATGTGGATACCACTGCGGTGTCACCCGGAAGCATCGAGGCTGCCGAGGTGGCCGCAGGTACCGCGATTGCTGCGGTGGAGGCAGTTTGTTCGGGCAGTACTGGCAGCGCCTTCGCCCTGATCAGGCCCCCTGGGCATCATGCAGAGCCGGTTCGGGCCAGAGGGTTCTGCCTCATTAACAACGTTGCCGTTGCAGCAGCCCATGCCCAGGCTGAGCTTGGCTGTGAAAGAGTGCTGATTGTCGATTGGGACGCCCACCATGGTAACGGTACCCAGGACATCTTCTGGGCGGATCCGAATGTGATGTTCTTCGATATCCACCGGGCTTCACCTTTTTACCCTGGCAGTGGCAATTTGCACGATGTCGGGGCGGGGTTGGGCGAGGGCACCACAGTGAATGTGCCCATGCCGGGTGGCGCTGGTGATGTCGCTTACCTCAGGGCTTTCAATGAAATTCTTGTGCCGGCCGCGGAGTACTTCAAGCCGGATCTGATTCTGGTGTCGGCAGGTTTCGACGCCCATTGGTACGACCTTGCGATGAATGTTTCCTTCGAGGGTTTTGCCGCCATGACGGGAATTGTGCAATCGTTGGCGGATCGGCTGTGTGAGGGTCGGCTTGCCTTTGTTCTGGAAGGCGGCTACAACACGGAGTCACTGGCCCACGGTGTGCGATCTGTTCTGGATGTACTGGCCGGCGGGAGTGTCCCGGAGCCCAGAGTGTGTGGTATGGAAGCCGTGGAGGAAGCTATCGCGTTTCACCTGAGCGCATTCGCCGGGGAGTCCTCCGGAGAATGA
- a CDS encoding LysR family transcriptional regulator, which translates to MNWRSVNFDWNRARAFLVTAEEGSLSAAAKALGISQPTLGRQVSALEEELSTVLFERGGRGLELTQNGLELLAYVRAMGEAASGLSLAATGRATSIEGEIAISASEITAAYILPPILHKLRNEYPGIRIDLVASNEASDLRRRAADIAIRNFRPTEPDLIARKVGQFSATLYATPEILTTLPSPFPEELREGRFIGFVSNNGAYMSALAERGIKLGEEHFVARTDSHLVHWQMTRAGIGIGVIPLELGDAEPRVEKVFEDILFGGDVWLVSHRELRMNLRVRTVFDFLAAELAECFRKAEN; encoded by the coding sequence ATGAATTGGCGATCTGTTAACTTCGACTGGAACCGGGCTCGGGCCTTTCTTGTGACTGCCGAGGAAGGCTCTTTATCCGCTGCTGCAAAGGCTCTGGGGATTTCGCAGCCGACCCTTGGCAGGCAGGTCTCGGCGCTGGAAGAGGAGCTGTCCACAGTCCTTTTCGAGCGTGGAGGTCGGGGGTTGGAGTTAACGCAGAACGGTTTGGAATTGCTTGCCTACGTTCGGGCGATGGGCGAGGCTGCTAGCGGTCTGTCGCTGGCGGCAACGGGGCGAGCAACTTCCATTGAAGGCGAGATTGCGATTTCGGCATCGGAAATCACGGCCGCCTACATTTTGCCTCCCATCCTTCACAAGCTTCGCAATGAGTACCCGGGAATTCGCATCGATCTGGTTGCCTCCAACGAAGCCAGTGATCTTCGGCGCCGGGCGGCAGACATCGCCATCCGCAACTTTCGGCCGACAGAACCCGATCTTATTGCTCGTAAGGTGGGGCAGTTCTCAGCCACTCTTTACGCCACACCGGAAATACTGACGACTTTGCCATCCCCTTTTCCTGAGGAGCTCCGGGAAGGCCGGTTCATCGGCTTCGTGTCGAATAACGGGGCGTACATGAGTGCGCTGGCGGAGCGCGGTATCAAGCTGGGAGAGGAGCACTTTGTTGCCCGTACAGACAGTCATCTGGTGCATTGGCAGATGACCCGGGCCGGTATCGGCATTGGAGTGATACCGCTTGAGCTGGGCGATGCCGAGCCCCGAGTTGAGAAAGTCTTTGAGGATATACTGTTCGGTGGCGATGTCTGGTTGGTCTCGCACCGGGAACTCAGGATGAACCTCCGGGTTCGGACGGTGTTCGATTTTCTCGCTGCTGAACTTGCTGAGTGCTTCAGGAAAGCTGAGAACTGA
- a CDS encoding DUF3185 family protein, translating to MGSSKLVGIVLLVVGIALLYFGYQSTQSLGNQLTETVTGRFTDDTMWYLIGGAAATAAGAFLAFVRK from the coding sequence ATGGGAAGCTCAAAACTGGTCGGTATCGTTCTACTCGTAGTGGGCATTGCCCTGCTCTACTTTGGATACCAATCGACACAGTCTCTCGGTAATCAGCTGACTGAAACCGTCACAGGCCGCTTTACTGACGACACCATGTGGTATCTGATCGGCGGCGCCGCCGCAACTGCGGCAGGCGCTTTTCTGGCATTCGTCAGGAAATAA
- a CDS encoding monovalent cation:proton antiporter-2 (CPA2) family protein has protein sequence MTVYFIQAFIYLVAAVIAVPLAKRFGLGSVLGYLVAGVVIGPVTGLVGQEADTIQHFAEFGVVMMLFLVGMELDPKALWAMRVRLVGLGGLQVVLTAVAGMAVAAWLGLRWQTALAVGLIFALSSTAIVLQTLNEKGLVRTEGGRSAFSVLLFQDIAVIPILALIPLLALPELKDAAGPSDDPGSSLSLVASLPGWANGLVVVAAIGAVIVGGHYLSRPLFRYVVQSGLREVFTATALMLIIGIAALMSLVNLSPALGAFLAGVVLANSEFRHELEANIEPFKGLLLGLFFITVGAGVNFDVLSEQWGTVASLAVAVIAVKAAVLLGLALLFRVHGSNGWLFTLGLAQAGEFGFVLLTYSVQNHVIPVEMSQILMLVVALSMFLTPLLFIVYDRIVLPRYRRSKNDDREADTIDEQAPVIVAGVGRFGQIVCRLLRANNVPIVALDHEIEQIENLRQINIKSFFGDASRPELLETAGIEQARLLVVAIDDRDRAVQMVEHVKQFFPGVWVLARAFDRGHGYRLREAGADDVVSETYHSALELGGHALTAMGVHPMRARQMTWAFVDNEQAHEDELFEAWKEIEEGIRFSPRYGELFMKLEEALSSAMQRDWEEPKQEDVPIWRPPDR, from the coding sequence ATGACTGTCTACTTCATTCAGGCCTTTATCTACCTGGTTGCCGCGGTGATCGCCGTGCCCCTGGCAAAACGTTTTGGCCTGGGCTCCGTGCTCGGCTATCTGGTTGCGGGTGTGGTGATCGGCCCGGTGACAGGGCTGGTCGGTCAGGAAGCGGACACCATTCAGCATTTCGCCGAGTTTGGTGTGGTCATGATGCTGTTCCTGGTCGGCATGGAGCTTGATCCCAAGGCGCTCTGGGCCATGAGGGTTCGTCTCGTCGGCCTTGGCGGACTTCAGGTGGTGTTGACGGCAGTAGCCGGTATGGCGGTGGCCGCATGGCTTGGGCTCCGGTGGCAGACGGCGCTTGCAGTGGGGTTGATCTTTGCACTCTCATCCACCGCGATTGTATTGCAGACCCTAAACGAGAAGGGACTGGTCAGAACCGAAGGGGGGCGCAGTGCCTTCTCAGTCTTGCTGTTTCAGGACATCGCGGTTATTCCCATACTTGCGCTTATCCCTTTGCTGGCTCTGCCGGAACTGAAAGACGCTGCGGGCCCCTCTGATGATCCTGGCAGTAGCCTGAGCCTGGTGGCCAGTCTTCCGGGCTGGGCTAACGGGCTGGTCGTGGTGGCTGCCATCGGAGCGGTAATCGTTGGTGGTCACTATTTGAGCCGGCCTTTGTTCCGCTATGTGGTGCAGTCAGGATTGCGAGAGGTTTTCACCGCGACGGCATTGATGCTGATCATCGGAATTGCTGCCCTCATGAGCCTGGTCAACCTGTCTCCCGCATTGGGTGCATTTCTGGCAGGCGTGGTATTGGCCAACAGCGAATTCCGGCATGAGCTGGAGGCGAATATCGAGCCGTTCAAGGGCCTGCTGCTGGGTCTGTTTTTTATCACCGTTGGTGCTGGGGTCAATTTTGACGTGTTATCTGAGCAATGGGGCACGGTCGCTTCCCTTGCGGTCGCGGTCATTGCTGTCAAGGCGGCGGTTCTGCTCGGCCTGGCGCTGCTTTTCAGGGTCCACGGCAGCAATGGTTGGTTGTTCACGCTGGGGCTGGCCCAGGCCGGCGAATTTGGCTTTGTTCTTTTGACTTACAGCGTCCAGAACCACGTGATTCCTGTGGAGATGTCGCAGATTCTCATGCTGGTAGTGGCGCTCTCAATGTTTCTTACGCCGTTGCTGTTCATTGTCTACGACCGGATCGTGCTGCCGCGTTATCGGCGTTCAAAGAACGATGACCGGGAGGCCGACACCATCGATGAGCAGGCTCCGGTGATTGTGGCCGGTGTTGGTCGTTTCGGGCAGATCGTTTGCCGTTTGTTGCGTGCCAATAATGTTCCAATTGTGGCGCTGGACCATGAGATCGAGCAGATCGAGAACCTCAGGCAGATCAACATCAAGAGTTTCTTCGGGGATGCAAGCCGGCCGGAATTGCTGGAGACAGCGGGTATCGAGCAGGCCCGCCTGCTGGTGGTGGCCATAGACGACCGTGATCGGGCGGTGCAGATGGTGGAGCACGTGAAGCAGTTTTTCCCCGGTGTCTGGGTGCTTGCCCGCGCCTTTGACCGTGGTCACGGATACCGGTTGAGGGAAGCGGGCGCGGATGATGTTGTGAGTGAAACCTATCACTCAGCTCTCGAACTTGGCGGCCACGCACTTACGGCTATGGGTGTGCATCCGATGCGTGCCCGGCAGATGACCTGGGCGTTTGTGGACAATGAACAAGCCCACGAGGACGAATTGTTCGAGGCCTGGAAGGAAATCGAGGAAGGTATCCGGTTTAGCCCCCGTTACGGCGAGTTGTTTATGAAGCTGGAGGAGGCGTTAAGCAGCGCCATGCAGCGGGATTGGGAAGAGCCGAAGCAAGAAGATGTTCCGATCTGGAGGCCGCCTGACCGCTGA
- a CDS encoding homocysteine S-methyltransferase family protein, translating into MKSVALLDGGLGQEIYRRATTVTSLLWSVAVMREQPELVTDVHVDFIRAGARTLTLNTYAATPTRLAREGIGDEIEAIHRKAFEVLQRAIEITGANVDIAGCLPPLVGSYRGQPARSFDDLKAEYDTLVKLQPGADVFLIETMTNILEAKAACAAASESGKPFGVAFRLETDGNLRSGETLAQAVEAAKAFAPTAIMLNCCDPEVLSKAMPELAVLYPCTGGYANAFKTVEPMAGGALVDALEARPDISPEAYAVQVRQWLDDGARVVGGCCEITPEHIRHLADALSGDFELVRFSQLAGAVDQP; encoded by the coding sequence ATGAAATCTGTTGCACTTCTTGATGGCGGCCTGGGCCAGGAAATCTATCGCAGGGCCACGACTGTCACCTCGCTGCTCTGGTCAGTGGCGGTGATGCGGGAGCAGCCGGAGCTTGTTACCGATGTTCATGTTGATTTTATTCGGGCGGGGGCTCGGACCCTGACACTGAATACCTACGCCGCAACCCCGACCCGTCTGGCCAGGGAGGGCATCGGTGATGAGATAGAAGCGATTCACCGAAAGGCATTTGAGGTTTTGCAACGCGCCATCGAGATAACTGGTGCAAACGTTGATATCGCCGGTTGCCTGCCGCCTCTGGTCGGTAGCTATAGGGGCCAGCCAGCCCGATCATTCGATGATTTGAAGGCAGAGTACGACACACTTGTGAAACTGCAGCCCGGTGCGGATGTCTTTCTCATCGAAACCATGACCAACATCCTCGAGGCGAAAGCCGCCTGTGCGGCCGCCAGTGAGTCAGGCAAGCCCTTTGGTGTGGCATTCCGGCTGGAAACTGATGGCAACCTCCGGTCCGGGGAAACGCTTGCGCAGGCTGTCGAAGCGGCCAAGGCGTTCGCACCAACGGCCATCATGCTGAACTGCTGTGATCCAGAAGTGCTTTCGAAGGCAATGCCCGAGCTGGCCGTGCTGTATCCCTGTACTGGCGGTTACGCCAACGCCTTCAAAACGGTTGAGCCTATGGCTGGCGGGGCGCTGGTAGACGCACTCGAAGCCCGGCCAGATATTTCGCCAGAGGCCTACGCAGTGCAAGTGAGGCAGTGGTTGGACGATGGTGCCCGCGTGGTTGGTGGCTGCTGTGAAATCACGCCTGAGCACATCCGCCATCTGGCCGATGCGCTGTCAGGCGACTTCGAACTGGTTCGTTTCTCTCAATTGGCCGGCGCAGTAGATCAGCCTTAA
- a CDS encoding mandelate racemase/muconate lactonizing enzyme family protein encodes MRIASIAAYTADLEYTGKAYAFAGGRSHQVFTSTVVVLTADTGLEGYGEVCPCGPNYMPAFAEGIPACLSLLAPAVIGEDPRQISAIHERMNQALTGQAVAKAAIDIACWDLLGKATGLPVYTLLGGLQTPSMPLHRIVPLAEPAEMQASLRQFRSEGFRHIQIKLGHDVDEDIELVRTLSKLKQPDELWIGDINAAWRRDQALRFSRAVEGVDLYLEQPCRQYEECLSVRQRVRHPVKLDESLNSLGDLQRALRDDAIDAIALKVSKFGGLTPSRVIRDVCVDAGIPMTIEDAWGSGIATAAYAHLAASTPARALLNTTDLHNYNTTQLATGAPEVSGGRMTLSDRPGLGVVPDFKMLALHDVYE; translated from the coding sequence ATGCGCATCGCCAGTATTGCAGCTTACACTGCAGATCTTGAATACACCGGCAAGGCCTACGCCTTTGCCGGTGGCCGTTCCCATCAGGTATTCACCAGCACAGTTGTGGTTTTAACGGCGGACACGGGCCTGGAAGGCTACGGAGAGGTTTGTCCCTGCGGCCCCAACTATATGCCAGCGTTTGCCGAGGGAATTCCGGCCTGCCTGTCCTTGCTGGCGCCCGCGGTGATCGGAGAGGATCCGAGGCAAATCTCAGCGATTCATGAGCGGATGAATCAGGCTCTTACCGGCCAGGCTGTTGCCAAGGCAGCCATTGATATCGCCTGCTGGGACCTTCTCGGCAAGGCGACCGGCCTTCCGGTCTATACTCTGCTTGGTGGCCTGCAGACGCCCTCCATGCCTTTGCACAGGATAGTTCCCCTGGCCGAACCGGCTGAGATGCAGGCGTCGCTGCGCCAATTCCGCTCAGAGGGTTTTCGCCATATTCAGATCAAGCTCGGGCACGACGTTGATGAAGATATTGAGCTGGTTCGAACCCTGAGCAAGCTGAAGCAACCCGATGAGCTCTGGATTGGCGACATTAATGCAGCATGGCGCCGGGACCAGGCGCTGCGCTTTTCCCGCGCGGTTGAGGGCGTAGATCTGTATCTGGAGCAGCCCTGCCGCCAGTACGAGGAGTGTCTGTCAGTGAGGCAGCGAGTGCGGCACCCTGTCAAGCTGGATGAGAGCCTGAACTCTCTTGGCGATTTACAGCGGGCCCTGCGGGATGACGCCATAGACGCCATTGCGCTGAAAGTCAGCAAATTTGGCGGCCTGACACCTTCCCGCGTTATCCGGGATGTGTGCGTGGATGCTGGAATACCCATGACGATTGAAGATGCCTGGGGCAGTGGTATCGCAACTGCTGCTTACGCGCATCTGGCGGCAAGCACCCCGGCAAGGGCGTTGCTCAATACGACCGATCTCCATAATTACAACACCACTCAGCTTGCGACCGGCGCTCCGGAGGTATCCGGGGGGCGTATGACGCTCAGCGACCGCCCTGGACTGGGTGTGGTCCCGGACTTCAAAATGCTGGCTTTGCATGATGTCTATGAATAA
- a CDS encoding putative zinc-binding metallopeptidase, which yields MKVYSNPVGSGNLWFDNLTTAEGAPVAYDPQARAFLPMPPFCVNRGIIGCNWIAPEQGAFCRSCAMTALAPDPSIPNAMPNWAKTEAAKRWVLDNLGRWHWFRPEDPGTRPVFHMLAEGLTPVAMGHANGVVTISVAEADPVVRATRRQALDEPYRTMVGHMRHEIAHMLWWRLSLRDDFLNAFREMFGDERADYPTALQRHYHQGPPADWRLFYLTSYASAHPHEDWAETAAHLLHLTDITDSFVASGLTSPELPRSGWDPYSEPDTALLIHVAASLAIRVNHVNRSMGLSDLYPFVLSETAQRKLAFVHDWLRRGAQGR from the coding sequence ATGAAGGTTTATTCCAACCCGGTTGGTTCCGGTAATCTTTGGTTTGATAATCTGACCACCGCCGAGGGTGCCCCTGTCGCTTATGACCCCCAGGCAAGGGCGTTCCTCCCCATGCCGCCCTTTTGTGTGAACCGGGGGATCATTGGTTGCAACTGGATCGCACCAGAGCAGGGGGCATTTTGTCGTTCCTGTGCCATGACGGCCCTGGCGCCGGATCCGAGCATTCCAAACGCCATGCCGAACTGGGCGAAAACCGAGGCGGCAAAGCGCTGGGTGCTGGACAATCTCGGCCGCTGGCACTGGTTCCGGCCGGAAGATCCGGGGACGCGCCCGGTTTTCCATATGCTCGCGGAGGGGCTGACGCCAGTTGCCATGGGGCACGCAAACGGCGTGGTGACCATCAGCGTGGCCGAGGCTGACCCGGTAGTGCGTGCAACCAGGAGACAGGCCCTGGATGAGCCTTACCGAACCATGGTGGGCCATATGCGCCATGAGATTGCGCATATGCTCTGGTGGCGTCTGAGTCTGCGGGACGACTTTCTGAATGCGTTCCGGGAGATGTTTGGTGATGAGCGCGCTGACTACCCCACAGCACTTCAACGGCACTATCATCAGGGCCCGCCGGCTGACTGGAGGCTGTTTTACCTGACCAGCTATGCGTCGGCCCATCCGCACGAGGACTGGGCCGAAACCGCGGCCCACCTGCTGCACCTGACCGACATCACCGACAGTTTTGTGGCATCCGGTCTGACGTCGCCGGAATTGCCACGGTCCGGCTGGGATCCCTACTCAGAGCCTGATACTGCGTTGCTGATTCATGTGGCAGCGTCGTTGGCCATTCGGGTCAATCACGTGAACCGTTCCATGGGCCTGTCGGACCTGTATCCCTTCGTGCTCTCGGAAACGGCGCAACGCAAGCTTGCCTTCGTCCATGACTGGTTGCGACGGGGTGCTCAGGGGCGCTGA
- a CDS encoding alkyl/aryl-sulfatase, translating into MSLSRKVHLVPLFGIALAIAGCDTGPDSPQANSAGHSAPTASTGQANQQVLDQRPFDNRGDFENARRGLIAQDPDLVIDHLEGGEVWNMPDYGFIDREGENAPASVNPSLWRQAALNNIHGLFEVTDGLYQIRGYDLANMSIIEGDTGWILVDPLTARETASKAFLFAREHLGEKPVRAILFTHSHIDHFGGVQGILQHLSDEERANLRVIAPAGFEEEATSENIIAGPAMTRRAMFMYGKRLERNERGHVGTGLGKGPAFGTFGFAPPTDLVSETGTELTVDGVPMVFQVVSGSEAPAEFTFYLPEQKAFCGAELVSRNMHNLYTLRGAKVRDARLWSSFIDEAKNRFTEAEVYFGSHHWPLWGQENIQDFLAVQRDTYKFIHDQTVRLMNRGATPREIAEQLQLPPALNEDFHNQGYYGTVSHNAKAVYQHYLGWFTANPAQLNPLPESDSAKRYVEMMGGAQKVLEKALQDFEAASDMDAAEGRDTYRWLAELLNHVVFAEPDNDDAKRLLASVYDQLGYQAESAPWRDFYLTGAYELRHGSPDEGLRPAMMREVLLNTPVALFFDSMAVRLKAEDAEGESATIKITFTDLEESYLLTLRNSVLHNRLTSEDTPADATLRLTRPLFVDLLIGKAGLKELLFSDEISFEGSKLDLIGFFSMLDQPQGRFNIVIP; encoded by the coding sequence ATGTCTCTATCTCGAAAGGTTCACCTTGTTCCGCTGTTCGGTATTGCGCTGGCCATCGCCGGGTGTGATACCGGTCCGGATTCCCCTCAAGCCAACAGTGCCGGGCACAGCGCGCCAACGGCCAGCACCGGCCAGGCCAATCAACAGGTGCTTGACCAACGGCCCTTCGACAACCGTGGCGATTTTGAGAACGCACGGCGTGGGCTGATTGCCCAGGATCCGGACCTGGTGATTGATCATCTTGAGGGCGGTGAGGTCTGGAATATGCCGGACTATGGCTTTATCGACCGTGAGGGTGAAAATGCGCCTGCCTCGGTGAACCCCAGCCTATGGCGCCAGGCGGCCCTGAACAACATTCATGGATTGTTCGAGGTCACCGATGGGCTTTACCAGATCCGGGGTTACGATCTGGCCAATATGTCGATTATCGAGGGTGATACCGGGTGGATTCTGGTGGACCCACTGACTGCCCGGGAAACTGCCAGCAAGGCCTTCCTGTTTGCCCGGGAACACCTGGGTGAAAAACCGGTGCGGGCGATCCTGTTTACCCATAGCCATATCGACCACTTTGGTGGCGTGCAGGGCATTCTCCAGCACCTCTCCGATGAAGAGAGGGCTAACCTGCGCGTCATCGCGCCAGCGGGCTTCGAGGAAGAGGCCACGAGCGAGAACATCATCGCTGGCCCTGCCATGACCCGCCGCGCCATGTTCATGTATGGCAAGCGTCTGGAGAGAAATGAGCGAGGCCATGTTGGTACCGGCCTGGGTAAAGGACCTGCCTTCGGTACCTTTGGCTTTGCCCCACCTACCGACCTGGTCAGTGAGACGGGGACTGAGCTTACCGTGGACGGCGTTCCGATGGTTTTCCAGGTGGTGTCCGGTTCCGAAGCGCCTGCCGAGTTCACGTTCTACCTGCCAGAGCAGAAAGCGTTCTGTGGTGCCGAGCTGGTCAGCCGCAACATGCACAACCTCTATACCCTCCGGGGCGCGAAGGTTCGCGATGCCAGGCTCTGGAGTAGCTTTATTGATGAAGCGAAGAACCGATTCACGGAAGCGGAAGTATACTTTGGCAGCCACCACTGGCCGCTCTGGGGGCAGGAGAATATCCAGGATTTCCTGGCGGTGCAGCGGGATACCTACAAATTCATCCATGACCAAACGGTGCGTCTGATGAACCGTGGCGCCACGCCAAGGGAGATTGCCGAGCAACTGCAATTGCCGCCTGCGCTGAACGAGGATTTTCATAACCAGGGCTACTACGGCACCGTGTCCCACAATGCCAAGGCGGTATATCAGCATTACCTGGGCTGGTTTACCGCCAACCCGGCACAGCTCAACCCGCTGCCCGAAAGTGACTCGGCAAAACGGTATGTCGAGATGATGGGCGGTGCCCAAAAGGTTCTGGAAAAAGCCCTGCAGGATTTTGAGGCGGCTTCCGATATGGACGCGGCCGAGGGCCGGGATACCTACCGCTGGCTTGCGGAATTGCTCAACCACGTTGTCTTCGCCGAGCCGGATAACGACGACGCGAAACGGCTGTTGGCCAGTGTCTACGACCAGCTCGGTTACCAGGCGGAGTCGGCGCCGTGGCGGGACTTCTACCTGACCGGCGCCTATGAATTGCGTCACGGCTCGCCGGACGAAGGCCTCAGGCCAGCCATGATGAGAGAGGTGCTGCTCAACACGCCGGTGGCGTTGTTCTTCGATAGTATGGCCGTTCGGCTCAAAGCCGAGGACGCGGAAGGCGAAAGCGCTACTATCAAGATCACCTTCACGGACCTTGAGGAAAGCTACCTGCTGACCTTGCGAAATTCGGTGTTGCACAACCGCCTGACCAGCGAGGACACGCCGGCTGATGCCACCCTGCGATTGACCCGGCCGCTGTTCGTGGATTTGTTGATCGGCAAGGCAGGGCTGAAGGAACTTCTGTTCAGTGACGAGATCAGCTTTGAGGGAAGTAAGCTCGACCTGATAGGCTTCTTCAGCATGCTGGATCAGCCTCAGGGCCGATTTAATATTGTTATACCCTGA
- a CDS encoding class I SAM-dependent methyltransferase — MNSYVNFWNRSAARYARRPIADQNAYLRKIALTQKYLHSEMDALEFGCGTGSTALIHAPKVRSYLATDASARMIEIARESLAEQPTGNLNFQVATLDDLQQRQQTFDAVLGLNILHLLEYPKSAIEQVFGMLKPGGVFISNTACLQDTCPYLKPVALLARLLRVAPFVNFLSREELESDLERAGFQIQYRWVPEKSKDVYFLIATKPK; from the coding sequence ATGAATTCGTATGTCAATTTCTGGAACCGCAGCGCCGCGCGCTACGCCCGACGCCCCATCGCGGACCAGAACGCCTATCTGAGAAAGATCGCCTTAACACAGAAATACCTCCATTCAGAAATGGATGCCCTGGAATTTGGTTGCGGCACGGGATCGACAGCGCTGATCCACGCTCCCAAAGTCCGCAGCTATCTTGCGACAGACGCGTCTGCCCGGATGATTGAGATTGCCCGGGAAAGCTTGGCAGAACAACCGACCGGCAATCTCAATTTCCAGGTTGCCACCCTTGACGACCTGCAACAGCGGCAACAGACATTCGACGCCGTATTGGGCTTAAACATACTGCACCTCCTCGAATATCCAAAGTCGGCAATCGAGCAGGTCTTCGGCATGCTAAAACCCGGCGGTGTCTTTATCAGCAACACCGCATGCCTTCAGGACACCTGCCCCTACCTCAAACCCGTCGCCCTGTTGGCCAGACTGCTGCGCGTCGCCCCCTTTGTGAATTTCCTGTCCCGCGAGGAACTGGAATCTGATCTTGAGCGTGCCGGGTTCCAGATTCAGTACCGCTGGGTCCCCGAGAAGTCAAAAGATGTATATTTCCTGATCGCCACTAAGCCGAAGTAA